The Sphingobacterium bambusae genome includes a window with the following:
- a CDS encoding carboxypeptidase-like regulatory domain-containing protein: MKNLIYILLLTLFSCKSANDFYQGRVTDEDNQPLEGVIVSEDGKKDRKTQTDENGYFKLDRTPEWLGELVFSKHGYKTDTVRTVRSRAGEQIYYNFIYSDTTQVKLHREESKDLTCEQLLTAMVGSSNAQAFKTFGHQTVRVRLSDRAPEKLTIELYVVNNASKNPDDPKFAEHTVGWLEFHRPSKRLLDITNDPENPVILTYDSTLIASFDLFKQCDPAAEVPASSASTAPDVDVMLEEDILFNGKLTRFFSYADFEEVFGKADSIKLLKDEQPCTSIFETEAPDDKYLFKNGSCFETHDQQVAVSEFYLQHGHYITYKGNRIDEHSSMQDLQKLFPNSVKNRSALDKEGKDWLIQLREDSNGISDGLIKLFLRNGKASLILWWFPC, translated from the coding sequence ATGAAAAACCTAATTTACATACTACTGTTAACACTTTTCTCCTGCAAAAGTGCCAACGATTTCTATCAGGGTCGGGTTACGGATGAGGACAACCAGCCGCTGGAAGGCGTGATCGTATCGGAAGATGGAAAAAAGGACAGAAAAACCCAAACTGATGAAAACGGTTATTTTAAACTTGATAGAACACCCGAGTGGTTGGGCGAATTGGTTTTCAGCAAGCATGGTTATAAAACGGATACTGTGCGAACAGTACGAAGCAGAGCAGGCGAGCAGATTTATTACAATTTCATCTATAGCGACACCACACAGGTAAAGCTGCATCGGGAAGAAAGCAAGGATCTCACTTGTGAGCAGCTGTTGACCGCTATGGTAGGGTCCAGCAATGCGCAGGCATTTAAAACATTTGGTCATCAAACCGTTCGCGTGCGACTAAGTGATAGGGCACCCGAAAAATTGACAATTGAGCTTTATGTCGTTAATAACGCGTCGAAAAATCCTGACGATCCGAAATTTGCCGAACATACAGTAGGCTGGCTGGAGTTCCACCGGCCGTCCAAACGCTTGCTCGATATCACCAACGATCCGGAGAACCCTGTGATATTAACGTATGACAGCACATTAATAGCGTCGTTTGATCTTTTTAAGCAATGTGATCCGGCGGCAGAGGTACCCGCATCTAGTGCAAGCACAGCGCCTGACGTTGATGTCATGTTGGAAGAGGATATACTGTTTAATGGGAAACTAACACGTTTTTTTTCCTATGCAGATTTTGAAGAAGTCTTCGGAAAAGCGGACAGCATCAAGCTATTGAAGGATGAGCAGCCCTGTACCTCTATTTTCGAGACCGAAGCGCCAGATGATAAATACCTTTTTAAAAATGGTTCTTGTTTTGAAACCCATGATCAGCAAGTGGCAGTAAGCGAGTTTTACCTACAGCATGGACACTATATTACCTATAAAGGCAATCGTATCGACGAACATAGCTCCATGCAGGATCTCCAAAAGCTCTTTCCTAATTCCGTTAAAAATCGATCGGCCTTGGATAAAGAAGGTAAAGACTGGCTTATCCAGCTTCGCGAGGACAGCAATGGGATATCGGACGGATTGATTAAGCTGTTTTTAAGAAATGGAAAAGCATCGCTTATCCTGTGGTGGTTTCCGTGTTGA
- a CDS encoding helix-turn-helix domain-containing protein encodes MVYQLSVYMMSEQQQVFNIWEKSSFSKPLHRDTFKGMHLAALQHLAEKSSDKELYVIRYADHDFVLLEVKGTLSKDMHIDLGATGVGGMWLCLQFQGQTIFSAYERLAPERMAAVKTRVEGTDPCLSSEKNWGLFLGLSAALQQQLTMEFPILNDYLTKQLEGIPLPEVPISYADRRLLDTFSKMKFGSFSTKHHLGQLYLKLYANYAQRLPYAERRSTDESNIQLYHRAKQYIQENCMEKLLDRETLADALHCSVRTINRAFEGRKLSLAAQVLDARLRKARELLKHRTDLPIEQIALMLYFYDGSHLNIHYKKRFHRTPRQERKEVKAKRR; translated from the coding sequence TTGGTTTATCAATTATCGGTCTATATGATGTCGGAGCAGCAGCAGGTTTTCAATATATGGGAAAAGTCCAGCTTTTCCAAGCCTTTGCATCGGGATACCTTCAAAGGCATGCACTTGGCTGCATTGCAGCATCTTGCCGAAAAGTCTTCAGATAAAGAACTATATGTGATCAGGTATGCAGATCATGATTTTGTGTTGCTGGAAGTAAAAGGGACGCTAAGCAAGGACATGCATATTGACCTAGGCGCAACTGGCGTAGGAGGGATGTGGCTATGCCTACAGTTTCAGGGGCAAACGATATTTTCTGCATACGAGCGCCTAGCACCTGAGCGTATGGCTGCTGTCAAGACGCGCGTCGAAGGAACCGATCCCTGTCTCTCGTCTGAAAAGAACTGGGGACTTTTTCTCGGTCTTTCTGCGGCCTTACAGCAGCAGTTGACCATGGAGTTTCCCATACTGAACGATTACTTAACGAAGCAGTTAGAGGGGATACCGCTTCCTGAAGTGCCTATTTCCTACGCGGACAGGCGTCTGTTGGATACGTTTTCAAAGATGAAGTTTGGCTCCTTTTCGACAAAGCATCACCTCGGTCAGCTTTATCTGAAGCTTTACGCTAATTATGCGCAACGCCTACCATACGCTGAAAGGCGATCCACTGACGAATCCAACATACAGCTTTACCACCGCGCGAAGCAGTACATACAGGAAAACTGCATGGAAAAGCTGTTAGACCGGGAAACGCTGGCCGATGCTCTGCATTGCTCCGTGCGAACCATTAATCGTGCCTTCGAAGGGCGTAAGTTGTCGTTGGCGGCGCAGGTGCTTGATGCGCGCCTGCGTAAAGCGAGGGAACTGCTGAAGCACCGGACAGATTTACCGATAGAGCAAATTGCATTGATGCTTTACTTCTATGACGGTAGCCACCTGAATATACATTATAAGAAACGCTTCCACCGTACGCCGCGTCAAGAACGCAAAGAGGTGAAAGCAAAAAGGAGGTAG
- a CDS encoding NAD(P)H-dependent oxidoreductase, with the protein MKNILIINADLFKTEATEFLLSAYVDGARQENHQVRKLAIADQLFNFNRQFPSSQSAKLESDLEAAWRQMLWANHIVLFCPVFATHIPSKVNGFFERLFNQNEPSIHTWRSQALHGRSARIVSVLDERLFQEWMLDKTTSFMAIKKEVFKRMHINPVHTATIGHLHTLDNEYSQKWTKKLYTFGQKGI; encoded by the coding sequence ATGAAAAATATCTTAATTATCAATGCTGATTTGTTTAAAACAGAAGCCACAGAGTTTTTGCTGTCTGCCTATGTCGATGGTGCCCGTCAGGAAAATCATCAGGTAAGAAAGCTGGCCATCGCCGACCAGTTGTTCAATTTCAACCGGCAGTTTCCATCTAGCCAGTCTGCAAAGTTGGAAAGCGATTTAGAAGCCGCGTGGCGACAAATGTTATGGGCAAATCATATTGTGCTTTTCTGCCCCGTATTTGCCACGCATATTCCATCGAAAGTCAATGGCTTTTTTGAACGTCTGTTCAACCAAAATGAACCTTCCATTCATACTTGGCGATCGCAGGCCTTGCACGGCCGATCGGCACGAATTGTCTCCGTTTTGGACGAACGCCTCTTTCAAGAGTGGATGCTCGACAAGACCACTAGCTTTATGGCCATTAAGAAAGAGGTTTTCAAGCGCATGCACATCAACCCTGTGCATACCGCCACCATTGGCCACTTGCACACCTTGGATAATGAATATAGCCAGAAATGGACGAAGAAGCTCTACACATTTGGGCAAAAAGGCATCTAA
- a CDS encoding LytTR family DNA-binding domain-containing protein: MKKLTNRFCVENRLSYFPFYVQFILSFILAYSFYRLCVAYVLGDKGTSLEDIIFVGIFLFIILFSGTLQQLVACLDRAKPWLLYLPHRLLIQFVMGVMLPSVPTAVGMAFFFSLIIEEWTVSMVYVFALYPATLLLIVVINLLYLIWFFIHFSLFMAKLYAESNEQLSHLQDQADSQVNAEGSGYLRSLEVRVGFRRELLFVKDIGIFEASAERRTCTLKQGGARYDFDYSLDMLAARLDPRKFYKVSRRYILNRAVIMGYKDRRNGSLLIRLNREAQAMYEITVSRGFAKEFKNWYIGAG, from the coding sequence TTGAAAAAGTTAACTAACCGATTTTGTGTAGAGAATAGGCTATCATACTTTCCATTTTATGTACAGTTTATTTTAAGCTTTATACTCGCCTATTCGTTTTACCGCCTTTGCGTCGCCTATGTGTTGGGTGATAAAGGGACTAGTCTTGAAGATATCATCTTCGTCGGTATTTTTTTGTTCATTATCCTGTTCTCCGGAACGCTACAGCAGCTTGTTGCCTGTCTCGATAGGGCGAAGCCTTGGTTGCTGTATTTGCCACATCGGCTATTGATACAGTTTGTTATGGGAGTAATGCTACCATCGGTGCCCACAGCAGTGGGGATGGCTTTTTTCTTTTCCCTTATCATCGAGGAGTGGACGGTTTCCATGGTCTATGTTTTTGCCCTCTATCCAGCGACCTTGCTGCTGATTGTTGTGATTAATCTGCTCTATTTAATTTGGTTTTTTATCCATTTTTCCTTGTTTATGGCCAAGTTGTATGCGGAATCGAACGAGCAGCTGTCGCACCTGCAAGATCAGGCAGATAGCCAAGTAAATGCCGAAGGCTCGGGCTACCTGCGCTCGCTCGAGGTTCGCGTTGGCTTTCGCCGAGAACTTTTGTTTGTGAAGGATATCGGTATTTTCGAGGCCTCGGCCGAACGACGAACCTGCACCTTAAAACAGGGGGGCGCACGCTATGACTTTGACTACAGCTTGGATATGTTGGCTGCGCGCCTTGATCCACGGAAATTCTACAAGGTTAGCCGACGCTATATCCTTAATAGAGCCGTGATTATGGGATACAAGGACCGACGGAACGGGAGCTTACTCATCAGGCTCAACCGCGAAGCGCAGGCCATGTATGAGATTACCGTCAGCCGAGGATTTGCCAAAGAGTTTAAGAATTGGTATATAGGCGCAGGCTGA
- a CDS encoding PepSY-like domain-containing protein encodes MNKLISRTFLALLATITLFSCSNDNDLGTPEGENIEASALPQASRTTLNTYFNDATVTSAKRASSANIYGSIYTALLSNSFEIDFDENGLWTEIESEKNLAIPTKFLEDQLPEVQAYLEANYASNHVVEIERERFGFTIELNSGVDLVFDRDQRFVGVDLDDDDDDEIRIPLEELPENARNFLSASFEGATAITVKKDTDDNEVSYEVYLDNGIKVEFDATGNWIEIESKHDVAIPAAALPTGIVQYILQNYPAYFLSEVEKNSNGGFSIEIENRINGNDIELIFDANGNFVRRDD; translated from the coding sequence ATGAACAAACTAATTTCTAGAACTTTCCTTGCACTGTTGGCGACCATCACCCTTTTTAGTTGCAGTAATGACAATGACCTCGGCACGCCAGAGGGAGAAAATATAGAAGCATCGGCCTTGCCACAAGCATCCCGTACAACCTTGAACACCTATTTCAACGATGCTACGGTTACGTCGGCCAAGCGTGCTAGCAGCGCAAACATCTACGGATCTATTTACACTGCCCTATTGAGCAATAGCTTCGAGATAGACTTCGATGAGAATGGGCTATGGACAGAAATCGAGAGCGAAAAAAATCTAGCTATTCCGACGAAATTCTTAGAAGACCAACTACCGGAGGTACAAGCTTACTTGGAGGCAAATTATGCAAGCAACCATGTTGTCGAAATTGAACGTGAGCGTTTTGGCTTCACCATCGAGCTAAACAGCGGCGTTGATTTGGTGTTTGACCGCGACCAACGCTTTGTGGGTGTAGATCTAGATGATGATGACGATGATGAAATTCGTATTCCATTGGAAGAGCTTCCTGAAAATGCGCGTAACTTCCTTTCTGCTTCCTTCGAGGGCGCAACGGCCATTACCGTGAAGAAAGATACAGACGATAACGAAGTTTCTTACGAAGTGTATTTGGACAACGGTATCAAAGTAGAGTTTGATGCGACAGGCAACTGGATTGAAATTGAAAGCAAGCACGATGTAGCAATTCCTGCCGCGGCGCTTCCAACAGGTATTGTGCAGTATATCCTGCAAAACTATCCTGCGTATTTCCTTAGCGAGGTAGAAAAGAATAGCAATGGAGGCTTCTCCATAGAGATCGAGAACCGCATCAATGGTAACGACATCGAGCTGATATTCGATGCGAATGGAAACTTTGTTCGCAGAGACGATTAG
- a CDS encoding SDR family oxidoreductase, giving the protein MQKQKTWFITGASKGFGLALTQLLLARGDKVVSSSRNVEQLSASILGYEDTFLPLQVDLRSDKAVAEALAYARQHFGDIDVVVNNAGYCLAGSVEEISDEEFRQTMDVNFFATINVIRHIMPHFRAQRAGHIINIASIAGYFGIPLASSYSASKYAVVGLTEALTKEVSPFGVKVTLVAPGEFRTNFMEQGSIAFAAAREPEYELDQAEVEWAEQSGKQPGDPQKLVNILAEVADMENPPKRLILGPDAHELFLAQQAEETNELKQHEAWSLSTDFDQQ; this is encoded by the coding sequence ATGCAGAAACAAAAAACTTGGTTTATCACGGGCGCCTCCAAAGGATTTGGCTTAGCGCTGACGCAGCTATTGCTTGCGCGCGGCGACAAGGTCGTTTCCAGCAGCCGTAATGTGGAGCAGCTCAGCGCCTCGATATTGGGATATGAAGACACTTTCTTACCGCTGCAGGTCGACCTTAGGTCAGACAAAGCGGTGGCTGAAGCACTGGCCTATGCGCGCCAGCACTTTGGCGACATAGACGTCGTGGTAAACAATGCAGGCTATTGCTTGGCGGGCAGTGTGGAAGAGATCAGTGATGAGGAATTTCGACAAACGATGGATGTCAATTTTTTCGCTACGATCAATGTTATTCGGCATATTATGCCACATTTCCGTGCGCAGCGAGCTGGCCACATCATCAACATCGCCTCTATAGCGGGCTATTTTGGAATCCCGCTGGCCAGCAGTTACAGCGCGTCGAAGTATGCCGTCGTAGGCCTCACCGAGGCCTTGACCAAGGAAGTGTCGCCTTTTGGCGTGAAGGTGACTCTTGTAGCTCCGGGCGAGTTTCGTACAAATTTTATGGAGCAGGGATCCATAGCCTTTGCAGCTGCCCGTGAACCGGAATACGAACTGGACCAGGCAGAAGTAGAATGGGCAGAGCAGAGCGGTAAACAACCCGGCGATCCGCAAAAGCTAGTCAACATACTGGCAGAGGTCGCAGATATGGAAAACCCTCCGAAACGCCTGATACTCGGACCCGATGCCCACGAACTTTTCCTTGCCCAACAGGCAGAGGAAACCAACGAGCTAAAACAGCACGAAGCTTGGAGCCTATCCACAGATTTCGATCAACAATAG
- a CDS encoding carboxypeptidase-like regulatory domain-containing protein, producing MKKTLLFIFLFLTNGFLLQAQQYASLNGIVVNESRQALDKATIALIREADSSVVSYTLTDKSGKFNLVRIPAGSKLSLSISHIDGAPHNQSLTLQPKEIRDLDSIMLESKRLNEVVVTAAPPVRMNADTLEYNTNYFKTRPNANVEELLKQLPGLQVNLDGTIYYQGKEVSSVKVNGSDFFASDLRVATRNLDATLVKTVQVYRDRGESKNIVANEEDLPVTINLKFKKDFLRANFGKAYASGGTRGRYEGGALFNTFRDTLQVSLIGFGNNINRQSFDYGELSEHGGMARAENYGFDNLGGRNYWGVGDDKGIGFNLNNDWGKKTKLNIMFMLAHKNSRSSSDGFTNSRYDGVTQFADYMNENEQRNLSNTLRTLFRHRFDSTSFMEFQPTLTLSNNRQKSWSSNEMRTEAERLTSDSSRTDQDGRNFSYAHNLYWEKELAKSHVLSFRNTFTHGTNSSEEDSEQHATLFQTENPDNRIWSSTLEERRNDDFYLLANYANKSFKKFNFESFLSFRHANENPIQELFVDRNGSGSERQRALENSFRYTYQDYITGFRMFFNASPKFAINVGNAYQIKSNHFDFLGQANNIANTKGYWLPNINVRYKSLNFTWARDLQSPQTHGILVNDYNLNPLYVRLQSTEFDNVVVQDYRLTFNKYNNKLQLGLYTGISINDKSVGVHTWRNAQTGQYVSQQYQAGQTMTGQVGMSFRYQLLQTPVWQLYLSNQTTSYRYQQYNSINDIPNQITLWNSQIQQEFTLSWKSLVSLSPSYTFGYNKNLNSVKDNPDFMEAAYHTHVFKLGVNVNPIKGFSLETSYALENRASGIDARQSFHILNSSFYYTLKNQSQLKLSGFDILNQNISNYWGNNGNSTYYSNQLTLRQYFLFGYVHKFNYVKTK from the coding sequence ATGAAGAAAACCTTGCTTTTCATCTTTTTATTCCTAACAAATGGATTTTTACTACAGGCTCAACAGTATGCTTCACTTAACGGAATTGTCGTCAATGAAAGCCGTCAAGCGCTCGATAAAGCAACAATAGCCCTGATACGCGAGGCCGATTCATCGGTTGTTTCCTACACGCTAACCGACAAATCGGGTAAGTTCAATCTAGTACGTATACCGGCAGGGAGCAAGCTTAGCCTCTCCATATCCCATATCGACGGTGCGCCGCACAACCAGTCGCTTACGCTGCAGCCGAAAGAGATCCGTGATCTCGACAGTATCATGCTGGAGAGCAAACGACTCAATGAAGTTGTCGTTACCGCGGCACCGCCGGTGCGCATGAACGCCGATACGTTGGAATACAACACCAATTATTTTAAAACGCGCCCCAACGCCAATGTCGAGGAACTATTGAAACAGCTGCCCGGCCTGCAGGTAAACCTCGATGGCACCATCTACTATCAAGGAAAAGAAGTATCCTCGGTCAAGGTCAATGGCAGCGACTTCTTCGCATCGGACCTGCGGGTGGCCACGCGCAACCTCGACGCTACTTTGGTAAAGACGGTGCAGGTGTATCGCGATCGTGGCGAGTCTAAAAACATCGTTGCCAACGAAGAAGATCTACCAGTCACCATCAACCTCAAGTTTAAAAAAGATTTCCTGCGGGCAAACTTCGGGAAGGCCTATGCCAGTGGAGGCACGCGCGGACGCTATGAAGGAGGCGCCTTGTTCAATACCTTTCGGGATACGCTACAAGTCAGTTTGATCGGCTTCGGCAACAACATCAATCGACAGAGCTTTGACTATGGCGAACTGAGTGAACATGGCGGCATGGCACGCGCCGAGAACTATGGATTCGACAACCTAGGTGGTCGCAATTATTGGGGAGTAGGCGACGATAAAGGTATAGGCTTTAATCTCAACAATGACTGGGGCAAAAAGACAAAGCTAAATATCATGTTTATGCTGGCGCACAAAAACAGTCGCTCATCTAGCGATGGCTTCACCAATTCACGCTATGATGGCGTCACACAATTTGCGGACTACATGAATGAAAATGAACAGCGTAACCTCAGCAATACACTGCGAACCTTATTTCGACACCGCTTTGATAGCACCAGCTTTATGGAGTTTCAACCCACGCTAACCTTATCCAACAATCGCCAGAAGAGCTGGTCCAGCAATGAGATGCGCACGGAAGCGGAAAGACTGACCAGTGATAGCAGCCGGACGGATCAAGACGGGCGCAATTTTTCCTACGCACATAATCTATATTGGGAGAAGGAGTTGGCGAAATCCCATGTGCTATCGTTTCGCAACACCTTTACCCATGGCACGAACAGCTCGGAGGAGGACAGCGAGCAACATGCCACGCTCTTCCAAACGGAAAACCCCGATAACCGGATATGGAGCAGCACCCTCGAAGAGCGGCGGAATGACGACTTCTATCTGTTGGCCAATTATGCCAACAAGTCCTTCAAAAAGTTCAACTTCGAGTCCTTTCTTTCTTTTCGCCATGCGAACGAAAACCCTATCCAAGAGCTTTTTGTTGACCGAAATGGCAGCGGATCCGAGCGTCAACGAGCCTTGGAGAACAGCTTTCGATATACCTATCAAGACTACATCACAGGCTTTCGCATGTTTTTCAATGCCTCGCCAAAGTTCGCCATCAACGTCGGCAACGCCTATCAGATCAAATCGAACCATTTCGATTTTCTCGGGCAGGCCAACAATATCGCCAACACGAAAGGCTATTGGCTCCCTAATATCAACGTGCGCTACAAAAGCTTAAACTTTACTTGGGCAAGGGATTTACAATCGCCACAAACACATGGCATCTTGGTAAACGACTACAATCTCAACCCGCTCTATGTGCGTTTGCAATCGACAGAATTTGACAACGTTGTTGTACAAGACTACCGGTTGACGTTCAACAAATACAACAACAAGCTGCAGCTTGGTCTGTATACCGGCATAAGCATCAACGATAAGAGCGTAGGTGTGCATACTTGGCGCAATGCACAAACGGGGCAATATGTCTCGCAACAATACCAAGCGGGGCAAACGATGACGGGGCAAGTGGGCATGAGCTTCCGTTACCAACTGTTGCAAACACCGGTATGGCAACTGTATTTGTCCAACCAAACCACGAGTTATCGCTATCAACAATACAATTCGATCAATGATATCCCTAACCAGATTACACTTTGGAACAGCCAGATCCAACAAGAGTTCACGCTATCTTGGAAATCGCTGGTTAGCTTGTCCCCTTCCTATACCTTCGGATACAATAAAAACCTCAACAGCGTGAAAGACAATCCCGATTTTATGGAGGCGGCCTACCACACCCATGTGTTCAAACTGGGAGTAAATGTGAACCCCATCAAAGGTTTCTCGCTCGAAACGAGCTACGCTTTGGAAAACCGGGCCAGCGGCATCGATGCGCGTCAGAGCTTTCACATCCTGAACAGCTCGTTCTACTACACGTTAAAGAACCAAAGCCAGCTGAAATTATCAGGTTTTGACATCCTGAACCAAAATATATCAAACTATTGGGGGAACAATGGCAACAGCACCTACTACAGCAACCAGCTTACCTTGCGCCAATACTTTTTGTTTGGTTATGTGCATAAATTCAATTACGTAAAAACCAAATAA
- a CDS encoding TolB-like translocation protein: MHTLKIEKNRLGDARTKRRGLFGRCATYTCLLLLLMGCSKDRAPGDDMPDAYPRELSGTIYYDWATEGILQMSLPDGVGGAFIPDNSKLNNFDISRDGKLKLTVVNASTLGQYDVRFTTSNMSDGSIVDEFIYNSPAGNSYCKGYLSPDNSLIVVTSNDEEDGITILKRNGEFVGRLHDINGESFDFNQTVLWLPNNGLLLTHGNYILRLDPPYNSGSVVKQMDYEDWGDLQVNLQGTQLVVRIGNHLHSMKSDGTDLRQLTNSNFKEAEPVFSPDGKFLLIGTEYRQTGPFGYMWSLKIIPSSGGPYQVDPVAANSPEVIPVIWKGKDRIESAGGQMLWR, from the coding sequence ATGCATACACTGAAGATAGAAAAAAATAGACTTGGCGACGCGCGGACGAAGCGGCGTGGTCTGTTTGGTAGATGCGCCACCTATACCTGTCTGTTGTTGCTGTTGATGGGTTGCTCGAAGGATCGTGCTCCGGGAGATGATATGCCGGATGCTTACCCTCGGGAATTGTCAGGTACGATATACTACGATTGGGCAACAGAGGGAATCTTACAGATGAGCTTGCCTGATGGCGTGGGCGGTGCGTTTATACCCGACAACAGCAAACTTAATAATTTCGATATCTCCCGCGATGGTAAACTGAAACTGACGGTGGTGAATGCCAGCACCTTGGGGCAGTATGATGTGCGTTTCACCACGAGCAACATGTCTGACGGGAGCATTGTGGATGAATTTATCTATAATAGTCCGGCGGGGAATAGCTATTGTAAAGGCTATTTATCGCCGGATAATAGCCTCATTGTGGTTACCTCCAACGATGAAGAGGATGGCATAACGATCTTAAAGCGCAATGGTGAATTTGTTGGCCGCCTACACGATATCAATGGCGAGTCTTTTGATTTTAATCAAACGGTGCTATGGCTACCTAACAACGGCTTGCTGCTTACCCACGGCAACTATATTCTCCGACTGGATCCGCCATACAATTCGGGGAGCGTTGTTAAACAGATGGATTACGAAGACTGGGGCGATTTGCAGGTGAACCTGCAAGGAACACAACTGGTGGTCCGGATCGGGAACCATTTGCACAGCATGAAAAGCGACGGAACAGATCTCAGACAACTTACAAATAGTAATTTTAAAGAGGCGGAACCTGTTTTCTCGCCCGATGGAAAGTTTCTACTGATTGGTACGGAATACCGACAGACAGGTCCGTTCGGTTATATGTGGTCTTTAAAGATTATTCCGAGCAGCGGAGGCCCTTATCAAGTTGATCCGGTAGCCGCCAATTCTCCGGAGGTGATACCGGTCATATGGAAAGGAAAGGATAGAATCGAATCGGCTGGTGGACAGATGCTTTGGCGATAA